The Methanobacterium formicicum genome contains the following window.
TCTAAAAAACACTTTTTTCTATGTTTTTTAATAGTTTCTACTGTAGAATTAATTGGGTTGTTCTTACTTAAATAACCTGAATTTTTAGTATAACCTGGATTTAGATTTCTACTGTAGACTTGAATACGTTGTATTTTCACCCACCTAAATATTCTACTGTAGAATTAATTTGGTACTACATTAATCCTCTATGGTCTCATTTTTGGAAAAAATCAGTGATAAATCAGTGAAAACTAAAAAGTTTATAAATAAGTGAAATAAAGGAGTTAGACATATAACACTTAAAATAATTTTTAAAGCTCACAGATTATTCTGGAAGAATAAAAAAAGACTGGAAATATCCTTATTCAATTATCCGAAAAAAAATTAAATTTGTTTCAAGGTTTGTTTCATAGAAAATTAAATTTGTTTCAGGTGTATTTCAAGGATATTAAGAGATTAAATTCAGGAGACTGATTCATGAAATTTAAAAGCGTTGATCTTTTTTCACCTTACATCCTGGTGATAATAATAGCCATCTATGTGGGACTGGCGGCAATAGCCTACCAGGAACATTTAAGGAATCTTCAATGGATTTCCAGCACCACCTGGCTCTACGTATTAATGGGGACCCTGTTTTTCGTGGCCGGAGTATTTCTGCCTAAATTCATTTACAACCGCAGTGCAAAACTCAAATCACTGTGGGGAGGGGACACGGTTACTCCGGAAAATTCAGCACCATGGTACAACAAACTCCGTATCCTGCTGGATGAACGGGTGGTACTGACCGTAGCAATCATTGGTATCGTACTACAGATTGTGAACCTCTACCTCCTGGGGGGTATACCCATCCTGAGCGGATACCTGAAATTCAAGGCCACCACGGATCTCTGGCGATTTGCTTATCCCATATTTCTACCAGCCATCACCATTCTACTGGCTAAATACCCTCGGAAATGGTACTATCTCCTTTTCGTTATTGGCCTGGCAGTTTTCGCCATCAACGGTTACCGAACCACCACCATGGCCATACTCATCAGTGGCTTTGTAACCCTGTACTACACCCGGAAGATGAAAACCAGTCACATACTGATTGCTATTTTATTAATCGGATTAGTGGGAGTAGCCGCTGGTTACATAGCGGTAATGTCCATCCAATGGCAGCAATGGTCCCTGAATCCACTGCAACTGGTAGCTTACCGTGCCGGGTTCACCATGATGGTCTTTGACAAGATCGTGCACATGGCCGGAGCCAC
Protein-coding sequences here:
- a CDS encoding oligosaccharide repeat unit polymerase family protein, translated to MKFKSVDLFSPYILVIIIAIYVGLAAIAYQEHLRNLQWISSTTWLYVLMGTLFFVAGVFLPKFIYNRSAKLKSLWGGDTVTPENSAPWYNKLRILLDERVVLTVAIIGIVLQIVNLYLLGGIPILSGYLKFKATTDLWRFAYPIFLPAITILLAKYPRKWYYLLFVIGLAVFAINGYRTTTMAILISGFVTLYYTRKMKTSHILIAILLIGLVGVAAGYIAVMSIQWQQWSLNPLQLVAYRAGFTMMVFDKIVHMAGATAGDLFQQAFSTGHPRVTVGQVVLNYPVSGSTPTTSITSTIFGPAVLDFGFYAMALQMFIIGAVLRIIYATQVKANGAFTALYAIVLTHTMIWVETGPTDSVVYLFYLLALVAVALYATQLGRSKKTKAI